In Nitrospiraceae bacterium, the following are encoded in one genomic region:
- a CDS encoding PAS domain S-box protein produces MYRLTSFSLRDMTACGAALRRLGAGATGIEQVAQRLVQYLFNSLIRDEGRDPACALVRLFKTHPHSHLSSELQSLVAKRLGKAPDRPDTKCLTLLGSAGIVSGWNEPALSSRFRVIPLENPEAVDKLPMFSRLFRQFGLSVPEITMGDAGVLLDSSEHAYSVFHVLKAEGSPFVPAQDEFVRRYGIKSVLGFGAPLPSGEMFAVILFSRDAVTSQTAELFRTLALCAKIALLPFDHPEQILPASANLQTGSQGLEPRNTAATLMNQIALLEKLLTVQEQTAESQADRLQIALTGGGLGTWDWDIPSGKVSFNQRWAEMLGYRVEEIEPHVRAWELLVHPDDKNRVMAALTAHLEGHTTSYSTEHRLRTKQGEWKWVLDTGRVLVRDESGTPVRAAGIHMDISVRKRLEEAQARTEDELRRQRQALEDAQGLAHVGSWEWDIDTGALRWSEEQFRIFGLSSESVTPTYDLFISALHEDDKDRVLKAIEQAFDGTAPYDVECRIIRPTGEVRQVHCRGIVHRNDGGAPVGVTGTIQDVTEHRTTQAALKETSESLRANEDFLRQQIVELPLGHILWDRDFRVRSWNPAAERIFGYTAAEIMGRSAACLIPADVRPPVDAIWARLLAGDRTAHSTNENVTKSGKRIICEWSNTPLRDAAGNVVNVLSMVSDVSDRQGMTEEVLQSEERFRQLAEHIDAAFWLVPADKKKLIYLSPAFESIWGRNRTELYANPGLWLQYVHPDDRERVEIAAACQAELPYDEEYRIVRPDGDVRWIRDRCFPIKDEHGQAYRLAGIAQDITAAKQMEEAVRASETRYRSLVEQSPNAVLVTCDGRIVYANRACLHLVGAATQSQLLKRDFFSLIPPESRERFQARIEEIAITGKALSPMEDRFIRLDGTTIDIEISAAPITFEGRPAIQRIVTDVTTRKRLERALVSANLQLQGILDAAAHIAIIATDTSGRITTFNRGAVNLLGYSAEEMVGKQTPLILHDMAEIDRRANELTVQFGRQIKGFDVFVENARQGGYDEREWTYIRKDGRRLIVLLTITALRNPAGVITGILAVAKDITQRKESEAALAQASQDLEFKNTELAHARDEALAAAKLKADFLATMSHEIRTPMNAIIGMTGLLLETALSDEQRDFADTVRRSSDALLTLVNDILDFSKIESGKLAFENIAFDLRSTIDDTLELLAEQAQGKGLELVGLVDASLPHAVFGDPGRLRQVLVNLVGNSIKFTSAGEVFVQVLRVPGEGPLKLRFSVTDTGIGIAPDVQKRLFQAFTQADSSTTRRFGGTGLGLAICKRLVAQMQGEIGVESAPGTGSTFWFTAQLPEASLPNSVQPLSWQQLRGRRVLLVDPNQSARRAVEQLLRTNGIYSFSAGTEQEALAMARAAAEKEPFDAALIELHLLDRDGFELAKILKSDPATATIRTVILTTVGRRGDGIIAQEFGIAAYLTKPLRQGQLLDCLSLILSDRAAQSKSTDSTAAPLITKHSLSESQGPCHVRLLLVEDNPINQKVATKMLEKFGYRADVAANGQEAVAAYQRSRYPLILMDCQMPEMDGFEATRLIRQRESESLSQHDPAPGRNRVPIVAMTANAMKGDRERCLEAGMDDYIAKPIRAKDLQAIIENWLGNQPAKTGTTG; encoded by the coding sequence ATGTATCGACTGACCTCGTTCTCGCTCCGGGACATGACCGCCTGTGGTGCCGCGCTTCGCCGACTCGGTGCGGGGGCCACAGGAATCGAACAAGTCGCTCAACGGCTCGTTCAATATTTATTCAATTCCCTCATCCGGGATGAGGGCCGAGACCCAGCCTGCGCGCTGGTGCGGCTATTCAAGACCCATCCCCACAGTCATCTCTCGTCTGAGTTGCAGTCCCTGGTCGCCAAACGTCTGGGAAAGGCGCCGGACCGCCCCGACACGAAATGCCTCACATTGCTGGGCAGCGCCGGCATCGTGTCGGGATGGAATGAACCGGCCTTGTCCAGCCGGTTTCGGGTGATCCCGCTTGAGAACCCCGAGGCCGTCGACAAGCTGCCCATGTTCAGCCGCCTCTTCAGACAATTCGGCCTGTCGGTTCCGGAAATCACGATGGGCGATGCGGGCGTCCTGCTGGATTCCAGCGAGCACGCATATAGCGTGTTCCATGTGCTGAAAGCCGAGGGCAGTCCCTTCGTACCTGCTCAGGACGAATTCGTCCGTCGCTACGGAATCAAATCAGTCCTTGGGTTCGGAGCCCCGCTCCCGAGCGGCGAGATGTTCGCGGTGATCTTGTTCAGCCGAGATGCCGTGACCAGCCAAACCGCCGAACTCTTCAGAACCCTGGCCCTCTGCGCCAAAATTGCCCTGCTCCCGTTCGATCACCCGGAACAGATACTCCCGGCCTCGGCAAACCTCCAGACAGGGTCGCAAGGTCTCGAGCCGCGCAATACCGCCGCGACGCTCATGAACCAGATCGCCTTGCTCGAGAAGCTTCTGACCGTGCAGGAGCAGACGGCAGAATCACAGGCCGACCGCCTTCAGATCGCCCTGACCGGTGGAGGATTGGGAACCTGGGATTGGGACATTCCGTCGGGAAAAGTCTCCTTCAACCAACGATGGGCTGAAATGCTCGGCTATCGGGTCGAGGAGATCGAACCCCATGTGCGAGCATGGGAGCTCCTTGTACACCCCGATGACAAAAACCGGGTCATGGCCGCCCTCACTGCTCACCTCGAAGGCCACACGACATCCTATTCCACGGAACACCGGCTCAGAACGAAACAGGGAGAATGGAAATGGGTGCTCGACACCGGTCGGGTACTGGTTCGTGATGAGTCCGGCACGCCCGTGCGCGCGGCCGGTATCCACATGGACATCAGCGTGCGGAAGCGTCTCGAAGAGGCGCAAGCCAGAACCGAAGACGAGCTCCGGCGGCAACGGCAGGCACTGGAGGACGCCCAGGGTCTGGCCCATGTGGGATCATGGGAATGGGACATCGATACCGGAGCCCTGCGATGGTCGGAAGAACAGTTCCGAATCTTTGGCCTCTCATCTGAATCGGTAACGCCCACCTACGACTTGTTCATCAGCGCGCTCCACGAAGACGACAAGGACCGGGTGCTGAAGGCGATCGAGCAGGCATTCGACGGCACCGCCCCCTACGACGTCGAGTGCCGAATCATCCGCCCCACCGGGGAAGTGCGGCAGGTGCACTGCCGAGGGATCGTGCATCGGAACGACGGCGGCGCCCCCGTCGGGGTGACCGGGACCATCCAAGACGTCACCGAACACAGGACGACCCAAGCGGCGCTGAAAGAAACCTCGGAATCCCTCCGCGCCAACGAGGATTTCCTCCGGCAACAGATCGTCGAACTTCCCCTCGGGCACATACTCTGGGATCGTGATTTCAGAGTTCGTTCCTGGAACCCAGCCGCAGAACGAATCTTCGGATACACCGCGGCGGAGATCATGGGGCGCTCCGCCGCCTGTCTCATCCCTGCTGATGTCCGGCCTCCTGTCGATGCAATCTGGGCCCGGCTACTGGCGGGCGACAGGACCGCTCACAGCACCAATGAGAATGTCACGAAGTCCGGAAAACGCATCATCTGCGAATGGTCGAATACTCCACTGCGTGATGCCGCGGGAAACGTCGTCAACGTACTCTCGATGGTCAGCGACGTGAGCGATCGCCAGGGGATGACAGAAGAGGTTCTCCAGAGCGAGGAACGATTCCGGCAACTTGCCGAGCATATCGATGCCGCCTTTTGGCTCGTACCGGCGGACAAGAAGAAATTGATCTACCTCAGTCCCGCCTTCGAATCCATCTGGGGTCGCAACCGCACTGAGCTCTATGCCAACCCTGGGCTCTGGCTCCAATACGTACATCCGGATGACCGTGAGCGGGTCGAAATTGCCGCCGCCTGTCAAGCGGAACTGCCCTACGACGAGGAATATCGAATCGTGCGCCCCGATGGAGACGTCCGATGGATCCGCGACCGCTGCTTTCCCATCAAGGATGAGCACGGCCAGGCCTACCGTCTCGCAGGCATTGCTCAGGATATCACCGCCGCGAAACAGATGGAGGAAGCGGTGCGGGCCAGCGAGACGCGTTATCGCTCGCTCGTTGAGCAGTCTCCCAACGCCGTGCTGGTCACCTGCGACGGCCGCATCGTGTACGCCAACCGCGCCTGTCTCCATCTCGTCGGCGCTGCGACCCAATCCCAACTGCTGAAACGGGACTTTTTTTCTCTTATCCCGCCGGAATCCCGCGAGCGCTTTCAGGCTCGCATCGAGGAAATCGCCATCACCGGGAAGGCGCTTTCACCGATGGAGGATCGCTTCATCCGGCTCGATGGGACCACGATCGACATCGAGATCTCGGCCGCCCCGATCACCTTCGAAGGCCGGCCCGCCATTCAACGCATCGTCACGGACGTCACGACGAGAAAACGGCTGGAGCGTGCGCTGGTGTCGGCCAACCTTCAACTGCAGGGCATTTTGGATGCCGCCGCCCACATTGCCATCATCGCCACGGACACCTCCGGGCGAATCACCACCTTCAACCGCGGTGCGGTCAACCTTCTCGGGTATTCCGCGGAAGAAATGGTCGGGAAACAAACGCCGCTCATACTCCACGACATGGCTGAGATCGATCGGCGGGCCAACGAACTGACGGTCCAATTCGGGCGCCAGATCAAAGGCTTCGACGTCTTTGTAGAAAATGCTCGTCAGGGCGGCTACGACGAAAGGGAATGGACGTACATCCGTAAGGATGGCCGGCGGCTCATCGTGCTGCTCACCATCACCGCGCTCCGGAATCCGGCCGGCGTCATCACCGGAATCTTGGCCGTCGCCAAAGACATCACCCAGCGAAAAGAGTCGGAAGCGGCGCTGGCTCAAGCGTCCCAGGACCTTGAATTCAAGAATACCGAATTGGCCCACGCGCGAGATGAAGCCCTGGCGGCGGCGAAACTCAAGGCCGACTTCCTGGCTACAATGAGCCACGAAATCCGCACCCCGATGAACGCCATCATCGGCATGACCGGCCTCTTGCTCGAAACCGCGCTGAGCGATGAGCAGCGGGACTTTGCGGATACGGTGCGACGCTCGAGCGATGCGCTGCTCACGCTCGTCAATGACATCCTGGACTTCTCCAAGATCGAGTCGGGAAAGTTGGCCTTCGAGAACATTGCCTTCGACCTGCGGTCTACGATCGACGACACCCTCGAACTACTGGCCGAGCAGGCTCAGGGCAAGGGACTGGAACTGGTCGGTCTGGTCGACGCCTCCTTGCCCCACGCGGTGTTTGGCGATCCGGGACGCCTGCGACAGGTGCTCGTAAACCTGGTCGGCAACAGTATCAAATTCACATCGGCCGGAGAAGTTTTCGTCCAAGTCCTCCGCGTGCCGGGCGAGGGCCCCCTGAAGCTACGGTTTTCGGTCACGGACACGGGGATCGGCATTGCCCCGGACGTTCAAAAGCGATTGTTCCAAGCCTTCACCCAGGCGGACAGTTCCACCACGCGACGCTTCGGCGGAACAGGGCTGGGGCTGGCTATCTGCAAACGACTCGTCGCCCAGATGCAGGGCGAAATCGGTGTGGAGAGCGCACCCGGCACAGGCAGCACATTTTGGTTTACCGCACAACTGCCGGAGGCCTCACTTCCGAACTCGGTCCAGCCGCTCTCATGGCAGCAATTGAGGGGACGGCGGGTCTTGCTGGTTGACCCCAACCAGTCCGCCCGTCGAGCCGTCGAACAACTCCTTCGGACCAACGGCATTTATAGTTTCAGCGCCGGCACCGAGCAAGAGGCCCTCGCGATGGCTCGTGCCGCAGCAGAGAAGGAACCCTTCGACGCCGCCTTGATCGAATTGCATTTGCTCGATAGAGACGGCTTTGAACTCGCAAAGATCTTGAAGTCCGACCCGGCGACCGCAACGATTCGGACCGTCATCCTCACCACGGTTGGTCGACGTGGGGACGGAATCATCGCCCAGGAATTCGGTATCGCGGCCTACTTGACCAAACCCCTGCGCCAAGGCCAACTCCTGGATTGCCTCAGCCTGATTCTCTCCGATCGCGCCGCGCAGTCGAAATCCACCGATAGCACTGCCGCTCCGCTCATTACCAAACATAGCCTCTCCGAGTCCCAGGGTCCTTGCCACGTCCGGCTGTTGCTCGTGGAGGATAACCCCATCAACCAAAAGGTAGCGACCAAGATGCTGGAGAAGTTTGGGTATCGGGCCGATGTGGCGGCGAATGGTCAAGAAGCCGTAGCCGCCTATCAACGATCCCGTTATCCGCTCATTCTGATGGACTGTCAGATGCCCGAAATGGATGGCTTCGAAGCCACGCGTCTGATCAGGCAGCGGGAATCTGAAAGCTTGTCGCAACACGACCCTGCGCCCGGTCGGAATCGCGTCCCCATTGTTGCCATGACCGCTAATGCCATGAAAGGAGATCGGGAACGGTGCCTCGAGGCCGGAATGGATGACTACATTGCCAAACCGATCCGCGCCAAGGATCTCCAGGCCATAATCGAGAATTGGCTGGGAAATCAACCGGCAAAAACCGGCACGACGGGCTAA
- a CDS encoding response regulator transcription factor encodes MSHTSKKQSEVYILNPEELVRVGLRTLLEPEPDFVVVGEATAKSEALSGIARLRPDIVILDLRLEDGSGIEAAREIMEQCPKSRLLFLSDRLDDETLLSAVATGAHGYVLRDAGAETLLQALRTIMRGQSFLDPRVTHHTFAYLRRLATRPPERTNLPLSPQEQRLLPLVAQGKTNKEIAAELGLSDKTVKNYLASVYTKLHISRRSQAAAFYSKHFS; translated from the coding sequence ATGAGCCATACGTCAAAGAAGCAGTCAGAGGTCTACATTCTCAATCCGGAGGAACTCGTACGCGTGGGCTTGCGTACGCTGCTCGAGCCCGAACCAGACTTTGTGGTTGTCGGAGAAGCGACCGCCAAGTCCGAGGCGCTCTCGGGCATTGCGCGGCTGCGTCCCGATATCGTCATTCTCGACCTCCGATTGGAGGACGGCAGCGGCATCGAGGCCGCCAGGGAGATCATGGAGCAATGCCCCAAGTCCCGGCTCCTCTTCCTCTCGGACAGGCTTGACGATGAGACGCTCCTGTCGGCCGTGGCCACTGGCGCGCACGGCTACGTGCTCCGCGATGCAGGCGCGGAGACTTTACTCCAAGCGTTGCGGACCATCATGCGAGGCCAGTCGTTTCTCGACCCCCGTGTCACACACCATACCTTCGCCTACCTGCGACGCCTGGCAACTAGACCGCCGGAACGCACGAACCTCCCCCTCTCGCCTCAGGAGCAGCGGCTCCTCCCCCTGGTTGCTCAGGGAAAAACCAATAAGGAAATCGCCGCAGAACTGGGGTTGAGCGACAAGACGGTCAAGAATTACCTCGCGAGCGTGTACACAAAATTGCACATCAGCAGGCGATCACAAGCGGCGGCCTTCTACTCCAAGCACTTCTCCTGA
- a CDS encoding beta-ketoacyl-[acyl-carrier-protein] synthase family protein, with translation MAQHTARRVVITGMGVISPLGSTVDLFWHLLSRGESAVKPLRSFDTTPFQACLAAEVEDFDPEDFLHRKQVRRMGRATQFAVASAMMASRDAGLDLEQEDRACIGVSFGTSIGGMKEAFEYHDAATRTAYERVNPFTMSMTFPNAISSEVAIVLGIHGPCETYSIGCSSTANAVGRAYEWIKSGQSSIVVAGGSEAPLHPSVYAAMNAGRALAPDERGSIRNLPRPFDKTRCGMVLGEGAGSFILEDYEHARARGAKMYAELEGWGFTCDAHSMVKPAVTGSDQQRAAQLALSHAHWFPEEVDYVNACGLGTVELDAMETQTIKSVLGRHAYQIPVSSFKAALGHAFAASGAFQIIGTAKAMEHQFIPPTLNLSTPDPACDLDYVAGEGRPAHLRRALVNSFGFGGKNIVLALSRVDTAVATHDRCEHRYGDARSGELTGVS, from the coding sequence ATGGCACAGCACACAGCACGTCGAGTCGTCATTACCGGTATGGGAGTCATCTCCCCCTTAGGCAGCACGGTCGATTTGTTTTGGCATCTCCTCAGCCGGGGCGAATCCGCCGTGAAGCCGCTCCGATCCTTTGATACCACGCCGTTTCAAGCCTGTCTGGCGGCCGAAGTGGAAGACTTCGATCCCGAAGATTTCCTGCATCGCAAGCAAGTGCGCCGCATGGGACGCGCCACCCAGTTCGCTGTCGCCTCGGCCATGATGGCCTCGCGCGATGCCGGCCTCGACCTCGAACAGGAGGATCGGGCTTGCATCGGCGTCTCGTTCGGCACGTCAATCGGAGGGATGAAGGAAGCGTTCGAATACCACGACGCCGCGACACGCACGGCCTACGAGCGGGTCAACCCATTCACGATGAGCATGACCTTTCCCAATGCCATTTCCTCTGAAGTCGCGATCGTGCTGGGCATCCACGGTCCCTGCGAAACCTACTCCATCGGCTGCTCCTCCACGGCCAACGCCGTCGGTCGCGCCTATGAATGGATCAAGTCCGGCCAGTCCTCCATTGTCGTAGCGGGAGGCAGCGAAGCACCTCTGCACCCGAGCGTGTATGCGGCGATGAACGCCGGCCGCGCACTCGCACCGGATGAACGGGGCTCCATCCGCAATCTCCCCAGACCGTTCGACAAAACACGATGCGGCATGGTGTTGGGTGAGGGCGCCGGCAGCTTCATTCTGGAAGACTACGAACACGCGCGGGCGCGCGGGGCCAAGATGTATGCGGAATTGGAAGGTTGGGGGTTCACATGCGATGCGCATTCGATGGTGAAACCCGCCGTTACCGGATCGGATCAGCAACGTGCGGCGCAATTGGCGCTGAGCCACGCGCACTGGTTCCCGGAAGAAGTCGATTACGTCAACGCCTGCGGGCTCGGCACCGTCGAGTTGGACGCGATGGAGACCCAGACGATCAAGTCCGTTCTCGGTCGCCACGCCTACCAGATTCCGGTCAGTTCCTTCAAAGCGGCCTTGGGCCACGCCTTTGCCGCCAGCGGCGCATTCCAGATCATCGGCACGGCCAAGGCGATGGAACACCAATTCATTCCACCGACATTGAACTTGAGCACACCGGATCCGGCCTGCGATCTGGACTACGTCGCCGGTGAAGGCCGTCCGGCGCATCTGCGTCGCGCGCTCGTGAACAGTTTCGGATTCGGCGGGAAGAACATCGTGTTGGCCTTATCCCGCGTCGACACCGCCGTCGCAACCCACGACCGCTGCGAGCACCGGTATGGTGACGCTCGGTCCGGTGAGCTGACTGGTGTGTCGTAA
- a CDS encoding GNAT family N-acetyltransferase encodes MYGIDADVPLPSGERYRVTVLSSAEELDASFRLRHRIYVDSLGWVPASPDGREIDQYDGWATSLGVFGEEDRLLGVVRLLPSYGPMMIEHEFAGLFEGSYNLIREPIANEITRLAIDPGERRQGEKSKILLALLRGMYRWLTEQSVRYSYMVVEKRVLRMLRTMGFPGRPLGPAIAFPPAHALTVAAVLDWNEFREQNARLRPWFLEWMSEGAAPIARPLNVRSGAGRQALHVACQATSAELVVSALGGPIG; translated from the coding sequence ATGTATGGGATCGATGCTGATGTGCCGCTGCCGTCCGGAGAACGTTACCGCGTGACTGTCTTGTCTTCTGCGGAAGAACTCGATGCTTCTTTCCGCCTGCGCCATCGGATCTACGTTGACTCATTGGGCTGGGTGCCGGCTTCGCCCGATGGGCGGGAAATTGATCAATACGACGGATGGGCGACGTCGCTCGGAGTCTTCGGGGAGGAAGATCGGTTGCTGGGTGTCGTGCGCCTGCTGCCGTCCTATGGCCCCATGATGATCGAACATGAATTCGCCGGGCTGTTCGAGGGAAGCTACAACTTGATCCGGGAACCGATCGCGAACGAGATCACGAGGCTGGCGATTGATCCCGGCGAGCGGCGTCAAGGCGAGAAGTCGAAAATCTTGCTCGCGTTGCTTCGGGGAATGTATCGCTGGTTGACGGAACAGTCCGTACGCTATTCATACATGGTGGTGGAGAAACGAGTGCTTCGCATGCTGCGAACCATGGGATTCCCCGGTCGGCCGCTGGGGCCGGCGATCGCCTTTCCCCCTGCCCATGCATTGACGGTTGCGGCGGTCTTGGACTGGAACGAGTTTCGAGAGCAAAATGCGCGGCTGCGGCCGTGGTTCCTCGAGTGGATGTCTGAAGGGGCTGCGCCGATCGCGAGGCCGCTCAACGTGCGGTCCGGGGCGGGGCGACAGGCCCTTCATGTCGCCTGTCAGGCGACATCGGCGGAGTTGGTGGTATCAGCGTTAGGCGGCCCAATCGGATAG
- a CDS encoding autoinducer binding domain-containing protein: MRKGSPTPTSSSSSPNAPRLPQANSAWTEPQNETDAPRFPLQAFTDFSKTELLNFMEVFHYAFHAKTESEVTTLLQLTQRHIPCRAMIAGILTVDPAMPSPGFHKIVNVSYPTDWIMLYLKNRYAGVDPVLRQHIRSGGKTQAWTNTYQRNPSLKGQEFVEEARAFGLSTGVTIGEADSAQGLTSFVSFADDKEPVPTRYHAALSYLSRYLHGAIMRITPPVIAPAGSDLSPREQTVLDWMRHGKTNWEISRILGVSERTIRFHAESIFHKLDVSSRTQAVAYAVEKGLLARR, from the coding sequence ATGCGAAAAGGGTCGCCCACACCCACATCATCGAGCTCCTCACCAAACGCACCCCGACTTCCGCAGGCCAACTCCGCCTGGACGGAGCCGCAGAACGAAACAGATGCGCCCCGGTTTCCCCTGCAGGCCTTCACCGACTTTTCCAAGACGGAGCTTCTGAATTTCATGGAGGTCTTTCACTACGCCTTCCATGCGAAGACGGAATCTGAAGTCACCACGCTGCTGCAACTCACTCAGCGCCATATACCCTGCAGAGCAATGATCGCTGGAATCCTGACGGTCGATCCCGCCATGCCATCGCCTGGATTCCATAAGATCGTCAATGTGAGCTATCCCACCGACTGGATCATGCTATACCTGAAAAACCGCTATGCCGGCGTGGATCCGGTGTTACGCCAGCATATCCGTTCAGGCGGGAAAACCCAGGCCTGGACCAATACGTACCAACGCAACCCCTCGCTCAAAGGCCAAGAATTCGTCGAGGAAGCACGGGCGTTCGGCCTATCCACGGGCGTGACCATCGGAGAGGCCGACTCCGCACAGGGCCTTACCAGTTTCGTTTCCTTCGCGGACGACAAGGAACCCGTACCGACTCGGTATCACGCCGCCCTGTCCTATTTGTCGAGATATCTCCACGGAGCCATCATGCGGATCACGCCGCCCGTGATCGCGCCAGCCGGCTCAGATCTTTCCCCGCGTGAACAGACAGTCCTCGACTGGATGCGCCACGGAAAGACCAATTGGGAAATCTCCCGCATCCTCGGGGTGAGCGAACGCACGATTCGGTTTCACGCGGAAAGCATTTTTCACAAGCTTGACGTCAGTTCGAGGACGCAGGCCGTCGCCTATGCGGTGGAGAAGGGCCTCCTGGCGAGACGCTGA
- a CDS encoding autoinducer binding domain-containing protein, whose protein sequence is MTALEIGHVSPERTGRRTRPAFSSIRFTLTDDRAQASPFANATQVPRGIGMNRPEFSSKEFQRLGEIMYEARALARPDGVWQLVSAVQRVVPYEFSGCGAVNLVRGVDPSIGHSTYPQEFCQLYMGQGLASDPAVHRLLTSGQTVTSSADVPQHYEPKEVTSLKLDFNIKTCLSAGVRGANGSCSYFAFSNFDPKQTQKLRLLLDILTPHFHLSYLRCNTVRQPQQPPGPSLLLSKREEEILRWVAAGKTNWEISVILKVSLNTIKFHLKNIFQKIGVENRWSAIAYWQNGEQHRLIPSSPPSDDRSPRPPHDQSK, encoded by the coding sequence ATGACAGCGCTGGAGATCGGCCATGTGTCGCCCGAGAGGACAGGCCGCCGTACACGACCGGCCTTCTCCTCCATCCGATTTACGCTCACAGACGATCGAGCACAGGCGTCTCCGTTCGCCAACGCCACCCAAGTACCTCGAGGGATCGGCATGAATCGGCCCGAGTTCTCCTCCAAAGAGTTCCAGCGACTCGGGGAGATCATGTACGAAGCGCGCGCACTGGCTAGACCGGATGGCGTGTGGCAACTGGTTTCAGCGGTACAACGGGTCGTCCCGTATGAATTCTCCGGCTGCGGTGCCGTCAACCTGGTCCGCGGTGTCGATCCCTCAATTGGACATTCCACATACCCACAGGAATTCTGCCAACTGTACATGGGCCAAGGTCTGGCCAGCGACCCGGCGGTCCACCGGCTCCTGACATCCGGACAGACCGTAACGTCCAGCGCCGATGTGCCGCAGCATTACGAGCCCAAGGAAGTGACCTCCCTCAAGCTCGATTTCAACATCAAGACCTGTCTATCTGCCGGAGTCCGCGGCGCCAACGGCAGCTGCTCCTATTTCGCCTTCAGCAATTTCGACCCAAAGCAAACCCAAAAGCTGCGCTTGCTCCTAGATATCCTGACGCCCCATTTTCACCTCAGTTATCTGCGCTGCAACACAGTACGGCAACCGCAGCAACCGCCGGGGCCCTCATTGCTGCTGAGCAAACGTGAGGAAGAAATCCTCCGCTGGGTCGCCGCGGGCAAAACGAACTGGGAAATTTCCGTCATCCTGAAGGTCAGCCTCAACACGATCAAGTTTCACCTCAAGAACATCTTCCAAAAGATTGGAGTCGAAAACCGCTGGAGCGCGATTGCCTACTGGCAAAATGGGGAGCAGCATCGACTGATTCCCTCATCGCCACCCAGCGATGACCGTTCGCCGCGCCCTCCGCACGACCAGTCCAAGTAA